The Elaeis guineensis isolate ETL-2024a chromosome 13, EG11, whole genome shotgun sequence genome includes a region encoding these proteins:
- the LOC105056361 gene encoding cysteine-rich receptor-like protein kinase 4 — protein sequence MDLGIIQAATCNFSDDNKLGQGGFGPVYRGILPNGKEIAVKRLSTRSHQGTTEFKNEVRLIAKLQHRNLVRMLGCCIQNEERLLVYEYLANKSLDSFLNILQTNSERRSLLDWRRRLDIIAGIARGLLYLHEDSLLKVIHRDLKAGNVLLDSDMNPKISDFGMAKIFEGELGEANTNRIVGTYGYIAPEYAIEGIFSVKSDVFSFGVLLLEILSGQKNSDHYQQHGRTLLRSVTWELWNQERGLELIDPLLRDSYSPNEASKCIRIALLCVQENVERRPTMSLVVTMLRSEQMVLPEPTQPPTYVRRQAPVPDASSTSTEGRSTKSHSINEVTLSNVTAR from the exons ATGGATCTGGGCATCATACAAGCAGCTACATGCAACTTTTCAGACGATAACAAGCTCGGGCAAGGTGGATTTGGACCTGTTTACAGG GGCATACTTCCCAATGGGAAAGAAATTGCAGTCAAAAGGCTCTCAACTAGATCCCATCAGGGTACCACTGAATTCAAGAACGAGGTGAGATTAATTGCTAAACTTCAGCACAGGAATCTGGTCAGGATGCTCGGCTGCTGCATTCAGAACGAAGAAAGGTTGCTCGTCTATGAATACCTGGCAAATAAAAGCCTTGATTCTTTCCTAAACATATTGCAAACCA ACTCGGAAAGGCGCTCTCTGCTGGATTGGAGGAGACGCCTGGACATCATTGCAGGCATTGCACGAGGCCTTCTCTATCTACATGAGGACTCCTTGCTCAAAGTCATTCACAGAGACCTCAAAGCTGGCAATGTGTTGCTGGACAGCGATATGAACCCAAAGATATCAGATTTTGGCATGGCAAAGATCTTCGAAGGAGAACTCGGTGAAGCTAATACCAATAGGATTGTGGGAACTTA TGGATACATAGCCCCAGAGTATGCTATAGAAGGTATCTTCTCGGTGAAGTCGGATGTGTTCAGCTTTGGAGTTCTCCTGCTAGAGATCTTAAGCGGGCAAAAGAACAGTGATCATTATCAGCAGCACGGTCGGACACTTCTAAGATCAGTAA CCTGGGAGCTGTGGAACCAGGAGAGGGGATTGGAGCTGATAGATCCATTGCTTAGAGACTCATATTCACCAAATGAAGCATCGAAATGCATCCGTATAGCGCTACTCTGCGTCCAAGAGAATGTTGAGCGAAGGCCTACCATGTCATTGGTTGTTACAATGTTGCGAAGTGAGCAAATGGTGCTTCCAGAGCCTACACAGCCACCAACTTATGTGAGACGCCAGGCTCCAGTGCCAGATGCCTCATCCACGAGTACAGAAGGCCGATCAACAAAAAGTCATTCTATTAATGAGGTGACGCTCAGCAATGTAACAGCACGGTAG
- the LOC140850877 gene encoding uncharacterized protein: MTSRRQILTSSSLILFIISYVLLFHSSIGAVQAQSSAFVAPNCSADSYAANSIFETNLNNLFSSLSSKSSNSNSDNDTEGEDPDLVYGLFLCLGDLSHDSCQACIQTAISGISQECSQKRQGLIWYDYCMLRYSDDNFFGVVDANGSNYTNPAHPKEGSTEPLEKMSKIVQEAPYQPLKFETFSLGPETAFGIAQCTSDLSSEGCEQCLATILAANKACCANIKGWRYLSPSCWIRYEPTFFLLPDNQDNKIESFNCTGDMYNANSTYQINLGDLFASLISKSLSSESDNDTVGDDPDHVYGLFLCQGNLSASDCQNCIRNATSDIQLLCSRTRGIIWYDYCQLRYSNVSFFGIADTEGFFSTNPDTSAKTNSTEPVDMVSKLVQEAPNRRPLMFASNSSPSASLFGIAECTMDLNSTECGRCLKTILEDIRACCVESEGWRYFSPSCWIRYEPTSFFDVDLAPPSPTGGGGGGGGGGEFFLALLEIT; encoded by the coding sequence gcgtcaaatcctaacatcctCCTCTCTGATCCTATTCATAATATCTTATGTTCTTCTATTCCATTCCTCCATTGGTGCTGTCCAGGCTCAGAGCAGTGCATTCGTGGCACCCAATTGCTCGGCTGATTCATACGCAGCTAATAGCATATTCGAGACCAATCTCAATAACCTCTTCTCCTCTCTTAGCTCCAAGTCTTCAAATTCCAATTCCGACAATGATACTGAAGGAGAAGACCCTGACCTTGTATATGGACTCTTCCTCTGCCTCGGAGACCTGTCTCATGATTCCTGCCAAGCCTGCATCCAGACAGCGATCTCCGGTATCTCGCAGGAATGCTCCCAAAAACGTCAAGGTCTCATCTGGTATGACTACTGCATGCTGCGCTACTCGGATGATAATTTCTTCGGTGTCGTCGATGCGAATGGATCCAACTACACTAATCCTGCTCACCCAAAGGAAGGTTCAACCGAACCTTTGGAGAAGATGTCCAAAATTGTTCAAGAAGCTCCCTATCAGCCTTTGAAGTTTGAAACCTTTTCACTGGGTCCGGAAACTGCGTTCGGGATCGCACAGTGCACGTCCGATCTCAGCAGTGAAGGATGTGAGCAGTGCTTGGCGACAATCTTGGCTGCTAACAAAGCTTGCTGTGCTAATATAAAAGGTTGGCGTTATTTGAGTCctagttgctggataaggtatgaGCCTACCTTCTTTCTGTTACCAGACAACCAAGATAATAAAATTGAGAGCTTCAATTGCACCGGTGACATGTACAATGCGAACAGCACCTACCAAATTAATCTTGGTGACCTCTTTGCATCACTAATTTCCAAGTCTCTGTCTTCCGAATCGGATAATGACACAGTTGGAGATGATCCTGACCACGTCTATGGTCTCTTCCTCTGCCAAGGAAATCTATCTGCTTCTGACTGTCAGAATTGCATAAGAAATGCTACCAGTGATATTCAGCTTCTTTGTTCGAGGACTCGAGGCATTATTTGGTATGACTACTGTCAATTGCGCTACTCCAATGTAAGCTTCTTTGGGATCGCAGATACTGAGGGCTTCTTCTCGACTAACCCTGATACCAGTGCGAAAACCAATTCAACTGAACCAGTGGATATGGTTTCCAAACTGGTGCAAGAGGCTCCCAACAGGCGGCCCTTGATGTTTGCATCAAATTCGTCGCCCTCAGCTAGTTTGTTCGGAATTGCAGAGTGCACCATGGATCTCAACAGCACAGAGTGTGGGAGGTGCTTAAAAACGATTTTAGAGGACATCAGGGCTTGTTGCGTCGAGTCGGAAGGGTGGCGCTACTTCAGTCCTAGTTGCTGGATAAGATACGAGCCGACCTCCTTCTTCGACGTAGATCTTGCACCTCCGTCTCCAACTGGTGGGGGGGGCGGGGGCGGCGGCGGTGGTGAGTTCTTTCTTGCATTGCttgaaattacttaa